Within Triticum dicoccoides isolate Atlit2015 ecotype Zavitan chromosome 1B, WEW_v2.0, whole genome shotgun sequence, the genomic segment TGAACCATGTACTGAACCCTTACGCGTTATCAAAAGAAGGTTTGATACCAATTGGTGTATATTCATGATGTTCTCCCACTGATCATGCTGTTCTGGTTCATCGCTGGAAACAAATATAAGCAGTGGACACTTGGCAATTGATAAACTTTTAAGACCTTCTGGAAGACAAGGTAATATATTTAGGTTTGGCACATTCCAGAGGCGAAGTGAGCAGCAATTCCCAAAGAGTTCTGCATTGGTTGGTAGGCCTTCTAACACAGTGCAATTAAGAAGCTCAAAGGTTTCCAAGTTCTCAAAATATGAATCCTCAAGAAACCAACCTGGATATTTTGCAGATCTTTAACCTTTGATTGTGAGGCCCTTAAGTTGAGGCGGTGGCGTCAGACCTTCCAGAATCTCTAAGTGTGAGCTGTCCTCTACATTTATGTTATCCATATAACTCCAGTTAAGGCATAAGCTTTTAAGATGAGTTTTACGGTGTAGGTTCAACTCTAAAGCTTCATCCTTTGCAGTGACATTTTCAAGATTTGTAACATTTAAAAGGCCACCAAGGTCGTTCATGTCCCTCAGCTGCCACAACTCATATCCCTTCTGCTTTTGCACAGAAAAATTACTTAGTTGTTGGAGCAAAGTTAGGTTGCCTATGTTTGGGATTTGTGGCGGACCAATCCTGTACGGATCATGTGCTAGATTAACATTGTGCCCTTCAAGATACCACAGCTTACTTAAATTGCATAGTTTGTCCGGCAAACTTTCAACTTTGTCACTGAACTTAAGGAACTGTAAGTGGTAAAGAGTACATAATGATCTTGGCAATTCAGAAATTGACGTGTAGATGATGTTTAAATACCTAAGATGCTTCAGCTCATCAATTGATTCTGGCAACTTGCGACTGTTGTAGAATGACAGATATAGTACACGCAACTTGGAATTCCGCAATATCTGATTAAAAACGTCACTTACATCATCTTTAACTGGGTCAATGCAGATAATAGTACGCAAATGTAGCTTGCAAATGCTTTGCTTATGCTGTACCATACTCTCAACACGAACAGATAAATGTCGAACAGTAGATGGTATTTCTGCCACCTTGTCATCTTCTAATCTGAAGCAGTGCTCTTTAGAGAGTGACTCTGCCAAATCATGAATAAGATCATGCATAACATAGTATGTACGTAATCTATGGTCAATTGGTTGAAAGAATGAAACTGAGACCAACTCACTGAAGCAATCATTTCCAGTATCTTCCACTCTTCTGTTCTCGTTGCACGAATCAATAAATCCCTCTGCCATCCACAGGTGAACCACCTCCCTCATGTCATATATATAGCCTTTTGGATATAAGCTGCAATAAAGAAAGCACCTCTGCAGACGTGGATCTAACTTATCATAACTCCACAACAGAGCTTTCGTGGGATCACTTAAGTTGTCCTTCTTTAGAGCATCTTTCCATGAACTGATATCCTTTTTCCTGCTGAGCTGTAAACCCACAGTTTTTGCTGCCAAAGGAGATCGTCCCAATCTGGTAGCAAGCTTCTCTGCAATCACTTCTAGCTTCTGACGCAAACTATGTTCTCCGATTTCTCCTCCAGAAAAGGCATGGTTTTGGAAGAGTGCCAAGAACTTGGCATCTTCCATGTTCTCCAATGGAACAATCTTGTTGCAGTAAAGAGAAGCTGGAAGTATATTCGAACGAGAAGTTATCAAAACTTTGCTTCCAGTCTGCTGAGAAACTAAAGGAGTCAGGAGTTGCTCCCATTCCACCTCGTCAGATTTTCCAAACCAGACATCATCCAGGACAAGCAGGAATTTCTGTGAGTCTTGCAATATGTCCCTTAATTTGCACTGGAGAGTATCAAGATTCTCAACATGTGGGCATCCGCCTTTTACCGCAGATTCAATAATCTCCCGTGTATGACGTTTGACATCAAGTCTGCGTGAGATGCACACCCACATCCTGGCATCAAAATGTTTTTTTATCCTCTCATCATTGTAAACATATTGTGCCAAGGTGGATTTCCCCATGCCTCCTGCTCCAACAATAGCCAACCCCGAATGTATAGCTGAATCAGCCTCAACACCAACCGGCTTTGTAAGAAGGTCAATTATATTGTCGCGATCCTTGTCACGACCTATTACTTTTGAAGGTGGAATTGATGTGACCAGAGGAACAACGGCTGCTTGTACAACAGGGTCCTCTGCAGTGTTACCAGCTGATAAGCAAAGAAGATCACGTAATTCCTTGCCTTTCGCCAGAATGGCCTTCAGTTCATTCAGCTGGCGAATTAGCTTCCTATTGTTGGAGGACAGATTGGACAACCGATTGGACACAGCATGGAGAGGCTTCAGAATAGTGCTGCCGGTGGAGGAATGCGGTGGCAAGGGATCCTTCCTGCTCTTTGATTTGCGCTCAAGGCGGCTGTACTCATGATCATCCAGCAAGTCTTCTGCCTTGAAGAAGGCTTGTTTGAGGTCTTGGATCCATCTGTCCAGCTTAGTTCTTTTGTTGCCCTTGTCAGCTGCTTCAATCATCAGCTCGAACTGTGGCATGATGGTGGTTTCAAGGTCATGGAGCTCACGCGCCATGTCGACCCCAAGGTAGGTCGAAGTATCAGCGAGGAGCTTCTTTAGGATCGGTGATGCCACCATTTGTAAGACAGCCAGCACCGCCGCCGTCATGGAGTTGCAGTTTGTTTGGGATGTTTTTGGGCTGATTTTGACGATGTATGGATCTTAGGTGTAGTGTATAAGACACGAAATGGAGGAAGCTTTGGGAGATTTTAACAGTCAAATGATGGAAAACAGGTCAAATAACTCCAGGGACggatttcttttattttatttttctttgctttttgggatttttcagataGCAGGATTGTAAGGTGTAGTGTAATGACACGAAATAGATGAAACTTTGGAAGATTCTAACTGCCAAAAGTGAGGGGAAACAGGTAAAAGAACTCCGAAGacagatttttctttttttttgggtgGAGGGGTTACTTGGGTAGTGGGATGCAGGAGGAGATGAAGTGTTTATTGAGGGGGACGCGAGTTGATATTAACTGCTAAAATCATGGTAAACAGNNNNNNNNNNNNNNNNNNNNNNNNNNNNNNNNNNNNNNNNNNNNNNNNNNNNNNNNNNNNNNNNNNNNNNNNNNNNNNNNNNNNNNNNNNNNNNNNNNNNNNNNNNNNNNNNNNNNNNNNNNNNNNNNNNNNNNNNNNNNNNNNNNNNNNNNNNNNNNNNNNNNNNNNNNNNNNNNNNNNNNNNNNNNNNNNNNNNNNNNNNNNNNNNNNNNNNNNNNNNNNNNNNNNNNNNNNNNNNNNNNNNNNNNNNNNNNNNNNNNNNNNNNNNNNNNNNNNNNNNNNNNNNNNNNNNNNNNNNNNNNNNNNNNNNNNNNNNNNNNNNNNNNNNNNNNNNNNNNNNNNNNNNNNNNNNNNNNNNNNNNNNNNNNNNNNNNNNNNNNNNNNNNNNNNNNNNNNNNNNNNNNNNNNNNNNNNNNNNNNNNNNNNNNNNNNNNNNNNNNNNNNNNNNNNNNNNNNNNNNNNNNNNNNNNNNNNNNNNNNNNNNNNNNNNNNNNNNNNNNNNNNNNNNNNNNNNNNNNNNNNNNNNNNNNNNNNNNNNNNNNNNNNNNNNNNNNNNNNNNNNNNNNNNNNNNNNNNNNNNNNNNNNNNNNNNNNNNNNNNNNNNNNNNNNNNNNNNNNNNNNNNNNNNNNNNNNNNNNNNNNNNNNNNNNNNNNNNAGGAAATGAAATCGACAATAGGAGTGCTTCTGGAGGGACAAACAGGTGGTGAAGGCAGCAGTGGATGAAAAACCTGTAGAAATTGGAACGACGAGATAAATAAGCAAACCATTGAAAGGGAGAAAAGGATCACAGCGAAAAAGACAGATTTCCTTTCATTCTTCTTTTGTGCCGGCAAAAGTATATCTAGAGGAAAATAGAGCAGAAAACTAACTAACAAGTGAAAACATCCGAGGTATGATCTAGAAGCTTACACGGATGATGTGGAGCTCGGAAGCAGAGTTGTCGGAGCAGCGCGGTGAGGAAGGCGGATGCAAGGCTTCCGGAGACGCAGGCTGGAGAGCTAGTGCTGTGCTGTTGCAAATGCGACGCAGAGCTCTCCAAAGCAGCAGGTCAATCAAGATATCCCCAGATCTGAT encodes:
- the LOC119349413 gene encoding putative disease resistance protein At3g14460 isoform X2, whose protein sequence is MTAAVLAVLQMVASPILKKLLADTSTYLGVDMARELHDLETTIMPQFELMIEAADKGNKRTKLDRWIQDLKQAFFKAEDLLDDHEYSRLERKSKSRKDPLPPHSSTGSTILKPLHAVSNRLSNLSSNNRKLIRQLNELKAILAKGKELRDLLCLSAGNTAEDPVVQAAVVPLVTSIPPSKVIGRDKDRDNIIDLLTKPVGVEADSAIHSGLAIVGAGGMGKSTLAQYVYNDERIKKHFDARMWVCISRRLDVKRHTREIIESAVKGGCPHVENLDTLQCKLRDILQDSQKFLLVLDDVWFGKSDEVEWEQLLTPLVSQQTGSKVLITSRSNILPASLYCNKIVPLENMEDAKFLALFQNHAFSGGEIGEHSLRQKLEVIAEKLATRLGRSPLAAKTVGLQLSRKKDISSWKDALKKDNLSDPTKALLWSYDKLDPRLQRCFLYCSLYPKGYIYDMREVVHLWMAEGFIDSCNENRRVEDTGNDCFKSLSKEHCFRLEDDKVAEIPSTVRHLSVRVESMVQHKQSICKLHLRTIICIDPVKDDVSDVFNQILRNSKLRVLYLSFYNSRKLPESIDELKHLRYLNIIYTSISELPRSLCTLYHLQFLKFSDKVESLPDKLCNLSKLWYLEGHNVNLAHDPYRIGPPQIPNIGNLTLLQQLSNFSVQKQKGYELWQLRDMNDLGGLLNVTNLENVTAKDEALELNLHRKTHLKSLCLNWSYMDNINVEDSSHLEILEGLTPPPQLKGLTIKG
- the LOC119349413 gene encoding putative disease resistance protein At3g14460 isoform X1; the protein is MTAAVLAVLQMVASPILKKLLADTSTYLGVDMARELHDLETTIMPQFELMIEAADKGNKRTKLDRWIQDLKQAFFKAEDLLDDHEYSRLERKSKSRKDPLPPHSSTGSTILKPLHAVSNRLSNLSSNNRKLIRQLNELKAILAKGKELRDLLCLSAGNTAEDPVVQAAVVPLVTSIPPSKVIGRDKDRDNIIDLLTKPVGVEADSAIHSGLAIVGAGGMGKSTLAQYVYNDERIKKHFDARMWVCISRRLDVKRHTREIIESAVKGGCPHVENLDTLQCKLRDILQDSQKFLLVLDDVWFGKSDEVEWEQLLTPLVSQQTGSKVLITSRSNILPASLYCNKIVPLENMEDAKFLALFQNHAFSGGEIGEHSLRQKLEVIAEKLATRLGRSPLAAKTVGLQLSRKKDISSWKDALKKDNLSDPTKALLWSYDKLDPRLQRCFLYCSLYPKGYIYDMREVVHLWMAEGFIDSCNENRRVEDTGNDCFSELVSVSFFQPIDHRLRTYYVMHDLIHDLAESLSKEHCFRLEDDKVAEIPSTVRHLSVRVESMVQHKQSICKLHLRTIICIDPVKDDVSDVFNQILRNSKLRVLYLSFYNSRKLPESIDELKHLRYLNIIYTSISELPRSLCTLYHLQFLKFSDKVESLPDKLCNLSKLWYLEGHNVNLAHDPYRIGPPQIPNIGNLTLLQQLSNFSVQKQKGYELWQLRDMNDLGGLLNVTNLENVTAKDEALELNLHRKTHLKSLCLNWSYMDNINVEDSSHLEILEGLTPPPQLKGLTIKG